One region of Streptomyces capillispiralis genomic DNA includes:
- a CDS encoding DUF190 domain-containing protein, with protein sequence MTRLHGTALRVTVFVGENDTYRHRPLFSEIVHRAHRAGLAGASVFRGIEGFGASSLVHTTRLLSMSEDLPVAVVVVDSEERVRAFLPELDELVTEGLVILDECEVIRYVGRGGEQRGEEEKA encoded by the coding sequence GTGACACGGCTGCACGGCACCGCACTACGCGTGACCGTCTTCGTCGGGGAGAACGACACCTACCGTCACCGGCCGCTGTTCAGCGAGATCGTCCACCGGGCGCACCGGGCCGGTCTGGCGGGGGCCAGTGTCTTCCGCGGCATCGAGGGCTTCGGCGCCTCCTCCCTCGTGCACACCACGCGGCTGCTGTCGATGAGCGAGGACCTGCCGGTGGCCGTCGTCGTCGTCGACAGCGAGGAGCGGGTCCGCGCCTTCCTGCCCGAGCTGGACGAGCTGGTCACCGAGGGCCTGGTGATCCTCGACGAGTGCGAGGTCATCCGCTACGTGGGCCGGGGCGGGGAACAGCGGGGCGAGGAGGAGAAGGCGTGA
- the crcB gene encoding fluoride efflux transporter CrcB, whose protein sequence is MNWLLVVAGAAVGAPLRYLTDRAVQARHDTLFPWGTFTVNVVGCLVLGVLTGAVSYGAASDSVRLLVGTGFCGALTTYSTFSYETLRLAGTGARLFAAVNVAASVVAGVGAAFGGAGIARALWT, encoded by the coding sequence GTGAACTGGCTGCTCGTCGTCGCCGGCGCCGCGGTCGGGGCGCCGTTGCGGTACCTGACCGACCGCGCGGTCCAGGCCAGGCACGACACGCTCTTCCCGTGGGGCACCTTCACCGTGAACGTCGTCGGCTGCCTGGTCCTCGGCGTCCTCACCGGCGCGGTCTCCTACGGCGCCGCCTCCGACTCGGTGCGGCTGCTGGTCGGCACCGGGTTCTGCGGGGCGCTAACCACCTACTCCACCTTCTCCTACGAGACCCTGCGGCTGGCCGGGACCGGCGCGCGGCTCTTCGCCGCCGTCAACGTCGCCGCGAGCGTCGTCGCCGGGGTGGGTGCCGCGTTCGGCGGCGCCGGTATCGCCCGGGCGCTCTGGACCTGA
- a CDS encoding lipoate--protein ligase family protein, with translation MHGEYKVPGGKLVVVDVDVEDGVLRRARVAGDFFLEPDEALDAVNRALEGAPAGTDAAGLAARIDAALPEGTVMYGLTSEGVGVAVRRALAHATDWTDYDWQLIHEGPQAPALHMALDEVLTAEVAAGRRPPTLRVWEWGAPAVIIGSFQSLRNEVDPGGAERHGIEVVRRISGGGAMFVEPGNTITYSLSVPESLVQGLSFQDSYAYLDDWVLGALGEMGIRAWYQPLNDIATDQGKIAGAAQKRIVGPDGAPGAVLHHVTMAYDIDADKMLQVLRIGREKVSDKGTRSAKKRVDPLRRQTGLPREAVIERMIDSFRARYGLADGKVTDGELARAEELVRTKFTSPEWIARVP, from the coding sequence GTGCACGGTGAGTACAAGGTCCCCGGCGGCAAGCTGGTCGTCGTGGACGTGGACGTGGAGGACGGCGTGCTGCGCCGCGCGCGGGTGGCGGGCGACTTCTTCCTCGAACCGGACGAGGCGCTGGACGCCGTGAACCGCGCCCTGGAGGGCGCCCCCGCCGGCACCGACGCGGCAGGACTCGCCGCCCGGATCGACGCGGCCCTTCCCGAGGGGACCGTGATGTACGGGCTGACCTCGGAGGGCGTCGGCGTCGCGGTGCGCCGGGCGCTCGCGCACGCCACCGACTGGACCGACTACGACTGGCAGCTGATCCACGAGGGCCCGCAGGCCCCCGCGCTGCACATGGCGCTGGACGAGGTGCTGACCGCCGAGGTCGCCGCGGGCCGCCGCCCGCCGACGCTGCGGGTGTGGGAGTGGGGCGCCCCGGCGGTGATCATCGGCAGTTTCCAGTCACTGCGCAACGAGGTCGACCCCGGGGGCGCCGAGCGGCACGGCATCGAGGTGGTGCGCCGGATCTCCGGCGGCGGCGCCATGTTCGTGGAGCCGGGCAACACCATCACGTACTCGCTGTCGGTGCCGGAGTCGCTGGTGCAGGGGCTGTCCTTCCAGGACAGTTACGCCTATCTCGACGACTGGGTGCTCGGCGCGCTCGGCGAGATGGGGATCAGGGCCTGGTACCAGCCGCTCAACGACATCGCCACCGACCAGGGCAAGATCGCGGGGGCCGCGCAGAAGCGGATCGTGGGCCCGGACGGCGCCCCCGGCGCGGTGCTGCACCACGTGACCATGGCGTACGACATCGACGCCGACAAGATGCTCCAGGTGCTGCGCATCGGGCGGGAGAAGGTGTCCGACAAGGGCACCCGGAGCGCGAAGAAGCGGGTGGATCCGCTGCGCCGGCAGACCGGGCTGCCGCGGGAGGCCGTCATCGAGCGGATGATCGACTCGTTCCGCGCCCGGTACGGCCTGGCCGACGGCAAGGTGACGGACGGGGAACTCGCCCGTGCGGAGGAGCTGGTCCGGACGAAGTTCACCTCCCCGGAGTGGATCGCCCGGGTCCCCTGA